From the Malus domestica chromosome 17, GDT2T_hap1 genome, one window contains:
- the LOC139193789 gene encoding ankyrin repeat-containing protein ITN1-like has translation MAAKNSRIKNPDEIRQLGHQDFFTAVRTGDLRATKEFLGRHTDATTQMDSLGTALHNAVIFGHEKIVEELVKLMTDEELAIKDSNGWTALAYAARYNLKMVECMVAKNKKLVGIAEEGHQMIPILIAAMHDQWDTVRYLYPHTLSQDLMADEGPDGPQLIVFCIFAKQFDIPWDLLKRSPGMACTRGHKIDSPLSAISSVPSAFRSGMPLKSWWQQWIYTRIPIDYDRSISDFCIHVQNQENEQGNQRNSTVIGLLQGLPSRLLESIGISHIRELKLTHVRSRQILDYMCDEIKQLTDEEMRDGPVYEAVYSAVQHGIVEVVETLCKARPELLFRGFKDGKNIFHYAVECRHENVFSLIYRIPQRNLITSLRDDSGNSILHYAGMLSPLAKKKLDGIAGAALQMQREWQWYKKVESIVVPLSGASSLNKDGLTPRELFTEKHKELLKDGEKWMKDTAASYTVLNGLIITIMFAAAFTVPGGNNQETGFPIFLNNELFMVFIFSDAMSLFSSAASALMFIAIHISRYTENDFLKSLPTKMIIGISTLFISIMAMMVAFSSALFIMLQDKSRNITPIIAYAIAPVIYVLLVHFPLLIQIYMSTYGE, from the exons ATGGCAGCAAAGAACTCTCGAATAAAAAACCCAG ATGAGATCCGGCAACTGGGGCATCAAGATTTCTTCACTGCTGTAAGGACGGGTGATTTGCGGGCAACGAAGGAGTTTCTTGGCCGACACACCGATGCAACAACACAAATGGATTCATTGGGGACAGCTCTTCACAACGCAGTAATATTCGGGCACGAGAAAATTGTGGAAGAGCTGGTAAAGTTGATGACGGACGAAGAATTGGCAATAAAAGATAGTAACGGTTGGACGGCTCTTGCTTATGCTGCTagatacaacctcaagatggtTGAATGCATGGTTGCAAAGAACAAGAAACTAGTCGGTATTGCCGAAGAGGGCCACCAAATGATTCCGATTCTCATCGCTGCTATGCATGACCAATGGGATACAGTTCGGTACCTCTACCCTCACACTCTAAGCCAAGATCTAATGGCTGATGAAGGCCCTGACGGCCCCCAACTTATTGTCTTTTGCATTTTTGCCAAACAATTTG aTATTCCATGGGATTTACTTAAGCGTAGCCCAGGCATGGCATGTACTCGAGGCCACAAAATAGACTCCCCTTTATCTGCAATTTCTAGTGTGCCCTCTGCATTCCGTAGTGGGATGCCGCTCAAATCCTGGTGGCAACAGTGGATCTATACAA GAATACCCATAGACTATGATCGTTCCATCAGTGATTTTTGTATACATGTTCAAAATCAAGAAAATGAACAAGGCAATCAAAGGAATAGCACAG TCATCGGTTTATTACAAGGACTTCCATCGAGGCTTTTAGAGTCTATTG GAATCAGCCACATTCGTGAATTGAAATTGACCCATGTTCGGTCACGTCAAATTTTGGACTATATGTGTGACGAGATAAAACAGTTAactgatgaagaaatgagggaTGGCCCTGTGTATGAAGCAGTATACAGTGCTGTCCAACATGGGATTGTTGAGGTCGTTGAAACTCTATGTAAAGCCAGACCAGAATTATTGTTCAGAGGCTTCAAGGACGGAAAGAACATATTTCATTATGCTGTTGAATGCCGTCACGAAAATGTTTTTAGCCTTATATACAGGATTCCTCAAAGAAATCTCATTACGAGTTTGAGAGATGATTCCGGCAACAGCATTCTACATTATGCAGGGATGTTATCTCCATTGGCAAAGAAAAAGCTTGATGGTATTGCAGGTGCAGCCTTGCAAATGCAGAGAGAATGGCAATGGTACAAG AAGGTAGAGAGTATTGTGGTTCCACTCTCGGGAGCCTCATCTTTAAACAAAGATGGTTTGACACCCCGTGAATTATTTACCGAGAAACACAAGGAATTGCTCAAGGATGGAGAAAAGTGGATGAAAGATACAGCAGCTTCTTATACAGTTCTCAATGGCCTTATTATTACAATCATGTTTGCTGCAGCATTCACAGTTCCTGGTGGAAACAACCAAGAAACAGGGTTTCCCATATTCTTAAACAATGAGCTATTTATGGTTTTTATATTTTCGGATGCTATGTCGCTCTTTTCTTCTGCAGCTTCAGCATTGATGTTTATAGCCATCCATATATCGCGTTATACTGAAAATGATTTCCTCAAATCCTTACCCACAAAGATGATAATAGGCATTTCCACACTCTTCATCTCCATTATGGCCATGATGGTTGCCTTTTCTTCTGCTCTATTCATCATGCTTCAGGACAAATCACGGAATATTACTCCAATCATTGCCTATGCTATTGCTCCCGTCATCTATGTTCTTTTGGTGCACTTTCCCCTTCTCATtcaaatttacatgtctacttATGGTGAATGa